The following coding sequences are from one Prochlorococcus sp. MIT 1314 window:
- a CDS encoding ribonuclease catalytic domain-containing protein, with protein MKDLTNLKTYIIDSDNPHEVDDAISLEIKEGNIKNLWIHISNPCKLFLHDSNVDLDARKRNSSLYLIDQYVPMLPKDILEKANLAQNKISETISAAIEFNDDGSINNYEITEAIIKPKYQLTYEDANEILELEPKEEIELIEIKKLLEKSITFRKKQGAIIFESPNSKIELYKDKVVLNKLEKTISQIIVAESMILMGYVTSLFLDKYTLAAAFRIQKLNCNPSEILNRYNDSEIKYIILKQYMGRSYITTKPGVHESLALNMYVQCTSPLRRYLDLIIQRQVYNKINNYEPLSINSISKIIDYSKNRQTENNNIFKNDKFKYLTLFFMNERKSCYKIIFVKWINHKRNIALVYFPDYSLEILITLFISIEIYSNKIYKVKYNKNDSNLLEFIY; from the coding sequence TTGAAAGACTTAACTAATTTAAAAACATATATTATTGACTCTGATAATCCACATGAGGTTGATGACGCTATTTCATTAGAAATAAAAGAAGGAAATATAAAAAATTTATGGATACATATTAGTAATCCTTGCAAGTTATTTTTGCATGACTCTAATGTTGATTTAGATGCAAGAAAAAGAAATAGCAGTTTATATTTAATTGATCAATATGTCCCAATGCTACCTAAAGATATTCTTGAAAAGGCAAATTTAGCTCAAAATAAAATTTCGGAAACTATTAGTGCAGCAATAGAATTCAATGACGATGGATCAATAAATAATTATGAAATTACAGAAGCAATAATCAAACCAAAATATCAATTAACATATGAAGATGCAAATGAAATATTAGAATTAGAACCTAAAGAAGAAATAGAATTAATTGAGATTAAAAAGTTATTAGAAAAAAGTATTACATTTAGAAAGAAACAAGGAGCAATTATTTTCGAAAGTCCTAATAGTAAAATTGAATTATATAAGGATAAAGTTGTACTAAATAAATTAGAGAAAACGATATCACAAATTATTGTTGCAGAATCAATGATATTAATGGGTTATGTAACAAGTTTATTTTTAGATAAATATACTTTAGCGGCTGCATTTAGGATTCAGAAATTAAATTGTAATCCATCTGAAATACTTAATAGATACAATGATAGTGAAATTAAATATATAATATTAAAACAATATATGGGTAGAAGTTATATAACAACTAAGCCCGGAGTCCATGAATCATTAGCTCTTAATATGTATGTACAATGTACTTCGCCATTAAGAAGATACCTTGATTTGATTATTCAAAGACAAGTATATAATAAAATTAATAATTACGAACCTCTAAGTATAAATTCAATCTCTAAGATTATTGATTATTCAAAAAATAGACAAACAGAAAATAATAATATTTTTAAAAATGATAAATTTAAGTATTTAACATTATTTTTTATGAATGAAAGAAAATCTTGTTATAAAATAATCTTCGTCAAGTGGATTAATCATAAAAGAAATATTGCTTTGGTTTATTTTCCAGATTATTCACTAGAAATACTTATTACTCTTTTTATATCAATAGAAATATATAGTAATAAAATATATAAAGTTAAATATAATAAAAATGATAGTAATCTTTTAGAGTTTATTTATTAA
- a CDS encoding molecular chaperone DnaJ, whose product MNISENSNTKRISIDLPEELISRFDQLRKEWGFRARGPVIEKILKELLQEDDLLPKNQQQEIDFNENNNNENLNIDEDTALVLIKSDVKKEVNEISLNKRFTNNNQYNKKANLNISLPNFVEKKVKNLRRSINSEKLKENINDIQINTIKETELIKCRIELISHWKTLYGSVPNDHVVEASIDWFERDIWPNLDGTENLPFTWSAANKLMSELCPFWIKKNPSLEIVLLMIGVLEDPFATSDLIKRIPTLMRRFVSRFKRNNRSNSFETLDSTMTVHGALKLLNLSTSAGSAHTFRKIRDAYKSIALKTHPDAGGSTDQMRKLNEAYQLLKNLYRN is encoded by the coding sequence TTGAATATTTCTGAAAATTCAAATACAAAAAGAATTTCAATTGATTTACCTGAGGAACTAATTTCCAGGTTTGATCAATTACGAAAAGAGTGGGGATTTAGAGCAAGAGGACCTGTAATAGAAAAGATACTTAAAGAACTTCTTCAAGAAGATGATTTACTACCTAAGAACCAACAGCAAGAAATAGACTTTAACGAGAATAATAATAATGAAAATTTAAATATTGATGAAGATACTGCATTGGTATTAATTAAATCAGACGTAAAAAAAGAAGTTAATGAGATATCTTTGAATAAAAGATTTACAAATAACAATCAATATAATAAAAAAGCCAACTTAAACATAAGCCTTCCGAATTTTGTTGAAAAAAAAGTAAAGAATCTAAGAAGAAGTATTAATAGTGAAAAATTAAAAGAGAATATTAATGATATACAAATTAATACAATTAAAGAAACTGAATTAATAAAATGTCGAATTGAGTTAATTAGTCATTGGAAAACATTATATGGATCAGTTCCTAATGATCATGTAGTAGAAGCTTCGATTGATTGGTTTGAAAGGGATATATGGCCAAATCTTGATGGAACTGAAAATCTACCCTTTACGTGGAGTGCAGCCAATAAATTAATGTCAGAATTATGCCCATTTTGGATAAAGAAAAATCCATCTCTTGAAATTGTTTTATTAATGATTGGCGTTTTAGAAGACCCTTTTGCTACTTCAGATCTGATAAAAAGAATACCAACACTTATGAGAAGGTTTGTAAGTAGATTTAAGCGAAATAATAGATCAAATTCATTTGAAACTTTAGACTCAACAATGACAGTACATGGAGCACTTAAATTATTGAATTTATCAACATCCGCAGGATCCGCACATACGTTCCGTAAAATAAGGGATGCCTATAAATCAATAGCTTTAAAGACGCATCCTGATGCTGGAGGATCAACAGATCAAATGAGAAAATTAAATGAAGCGTATCAATTGCTAAAAAATCTATATAGAAATTAG
- the rpsR gene encoding 30S ribosomal protein S18, whose amino-acid sequence MPNSIFKKQLSPIKPGDPIDYKDVELLKKFITERGKILPRRMTGLTSKQQRDLTLAVKRARIVALLPFVNPEG is encoded by the coding sequence ATGCCTAATTCAATTTTTAAAAAACAATTATCACCTATTAAACCTGGAGATCCTATTGACTATAAGGATGTAGAACTACTAAAGAAATTCATAACTGAGAGGGGTAAAATCCTACCAAGAAGGATGACAGGTTTAACCTCTAAGCAACAAAGAGATCTTACATTAGCTGTAAAAAGAGCCAGAATTGTAGCTCTTTTACCCTTCGTAAATCCTGAAGGTTAA
- the rpmG gene encoding 50S ribosomal protein L33: protein MAKKGTRVVVTLECTEARTSTDPKRSNGVSRYTTEKNRRNTTERLELKKFNPHLNRMTIHKEIK, encoded by the coding sequence ATGGCCAAAAAAGGGACAAGAGTTGTAGTGACCCTTGAATGTACTGAAGCTAGGACAAGCACAGATCCTAAGAGATCAAATGGTGTCTCAAGATATACTACTGAAAAGAATCGTAGAAATACAACTGAAAGATTAGAACTAAAAAAGTTTAATCCTCATTTAAACAGAATGACAATTCACAAAGAAATAAAGTAA
- the pheT gene encoding phenylalanine--tRNA ligase subunit beta yields MKVSQNWLKNLVEISSTPEDLSEKLSIGGFEVESLEDCSENVNGVVLGKVLSVVKHEGSDKLSICQVDIGTKKNLQIICGARNIKPNIYVYVATVGAKLKAVNLTIKRSEIRGVMSEGMICSLQELGLQDSSEGIEIIDEDLAIKYELGTPGAELLQLNDFIYDLAITANRPDGMSVMGIAREISALLESTLNFPELNHKYNIHLLKGNKLCPEAITSDCIYTISCIDGVNGDIFSPTWLKDRIEKSGINSINLLVDLTNYILLEQGQPLHAFDKDKLSKLIGKEVSPEDFSVRKAKDNESLVCLDGKKYDLNENITVVTCCDKPVAIAGVIGGLESSVTNTTSSIYLEGAVFNPVIIRKSSKALGIRTESSSRYEKGISSKNTLSAVTRAINLLEEYFSINLPIINASNLKNDEDIFVKLRRSRIHKILGPLIINDQLEKRNLSDSEIVDKLTLIGCTLKSKEYGWDVAVIPHRSQDLIREIDLIEEIARLIGYDRFDLNLPNPIKPGKLSPEQLALRKVKNGFTDNGFNEVLTYSLVPEDKETLIKISNPLLLETSCLRDNIWKEHLEIVNRNIKAGQTSCFIFEIGNIFHKNTEFIQEEILNGAIYGNREFGKWANSGKDNDLNYYQARGKLKEALSCLNIKIDDKPTDAIDFLHPGRTAKLIIEGKDVGYFGEIHPKLILEKKSLKKVYLFSINVVNLLGASTRKNKWIPIFKQYPIVPKIERDINFVFNKKFLISNIKSQIRKTGKNLLEDVSLIDVFEDIKLGNDHISYTFRLTYRNKDRTLLESDITSIHSNIISNIEKCFNTKLRN; encoded by the coding sequence ATGAAAGTTTCTCAAAATTGGTTGAAAAATTTAGTAGAAATTTCTTCTACTCCTGAAGATCTCTCTGAGAAATTGTCAATTGGTGGTTTTGAGGTTGAATCATTAGAAGATTGTTCAGAAAATGTAAATGGTGTTGTTTTAGGTAAGGTCTTATCTGTTGTAAAACACGAAGGATCTGACAAACTATCAATTTGCCAAGTCGATATTGGTACTAAAAAAAATTTACAAATTATCTGTGGAGCGCGCAATATTAAACCAAATATTTATGTTTATGTTGCTACTGTCGGTGCGAAATTAAAAGCAGTTAATTTAACTATTAAAAGAAGTGAAATTAGAGGTGTTATGAGTGAAGGAATGATATGCTCTCTGCAGGAACTAGGATTACAAGACTCTAGCGAAGGGATAGAGATCATTGATGAAGATTTAGCCATAAAATATGAATTGGGCACTCCAGGGGCTGAATTACTTCAATTAAATGATTTTATTTATGATTTAGCAATTACTGCTAATAGACCTGACGGAATGTCGGTTATGGGGATAGCCCGCGAAATTTCAGCCCTTTTAGAATCCACATTAAATTTTCCAGAATTAAACCATAAATACAATATTCATTTACTTAAAGGAAATAAACTTTGCCCAGAAGCTATAACATCTGATTGCATTTATACAATAAGCTGTATTGATGGAGTTAATGGAGATATATTTTCGCCAACATGGCTTAAAGACCGTATAGAAAAATCAGGAATAAATTCGATTAATCTCTTAGTTGATTTAACAAACTATATTCTTTTAGAACAAGGACAACCTTTGCATGCATTTGATAAAGACAAACTATCAAAATTAATTGGGAAAGAAGTTTCTCCAGAAGACTTCTCTGTACGAAAAGCCAAAGATAACGAAAGCCTTGTATGTTTAGATGGTAAAAAATATGATTTAAATGAAAATATTACAGTAGTTACTTGTTGCGACAAACCTGTTGCTATTGCTGGGGTTATAGGTGGTTTAGAGTCTTCTGTAACCAATACTACCTCTTCTATTTATCTTGAAGGCGCTGTTTTTAATCCAGTTATTATAAGAAAATCTTCAAAGGCTCTTGGAATTAGAACAGAATCTAGCAGCAGATATGAAAAAGGTATTTCATCAAAAAATACATTAAGTGCAGTTACCAGAGCAATTAATCTATTAGAAGAATATTTTTCTATTAATTTACCAATCATAAATGCTTCGAATTTAAAAAATGATGAGGATATTTTTGTTAAATTAAGGAGAAGTCGAATACATAAGATTCTTGGTCCATTAATCATTAACGATCAATTAGAAAAAAGAAATTTATCTGATTCTGAAATAGTTGATAAATTAACACTTATAGGTTGTACTTTAAAGAGTAAAGAATATGGATGGGATGTAGCAGTAATTCCTCATAGATCACAAGATTTAATAAGAGAAATAGATTTAATTGAGGAAATTGCGAGATTAATAGGTTATGACAGATTCGACTTGAACCTTCCTAATCCAATTAAGCCTGGAAAATTGTCGCCAGAACAGTTGGCATTGAGAAAAGTAAAAAATGGTTTTACTGACAATGGTTTTAACGAAGTACTTACCTACTCTCTTGTTCCAGAAGATAAAGAAACACTTATAAAGATTTCTAATCCTTTGTTACTAGAAACTAGCTGCCTAAGAGATAATATCTGGAAAGAACATTTGGAAATTGTAAACCGTAATATAAAAGCTGGACAAACAAGTTGTTTTATATTTGAAATTGGAAATATTTTTCATAAGAATACTGAGTTCATTCAAGAAGAAATTCTGAATGGTGCAATTTATGGCAATAGAGAATTTGGAAAATGGGCAAATTCTGGTAAAGATAATGATCTTAATTATTATCAGGCTAGAGGAAAGTTAAAGGAAGCCTTATCATGTTTGAATATAAAAATTGATGATAAACCAACTGATGCAATAGATTTCCTACATCCAGGAAGAACAGCAAAATTAATTATTGAAGGGAAAGATGTAGGTTATTTTGGTGAAATTCATCCCAAATTAATACTAGAGAAGAAGTCATTAAAAAAAGTTTATTTATTTAGCATAAATGTAGTTAACCTTTTGGGAGCTAGTACAAGAAAAAATAAATGGATTCCAATATTTAAGCAATACCCAATTGTTCCGAAAATAGAAAGAGATATAAATTTTGTTTTTAATAAGAAATTTTTAATTAGCAATATAAAATCACAGATAAGAAAAACAGGTAAAAATCTCCTTGAGGATGTAAGTTTAATTGATGTTTTTGAAGATATTAAACTTGGTAATGATCATATAAGTTATACATTTAGATTAACTTATAGAAATAAAGATAGAACATTACTGGAATCAGATATTACATCAATACATTCAAATATTATTTCTAATATAGAAAAATGTTTTAACACCAAATTGAGGAATTGA